One Echinicola strongylocentroti DNA window includes the following coding sequences:
- a CDS encoding YdcF family protein, producing the protein MLGCIGGIGVFLEPIYVHACGKNLGAGAPFSQGCETGPETRGRTRGMAESLPGMERPIFHKGGDRLFGALELLQKSNQNMLLISGGAFYKRDVLAEASFIKSFLTNTDLIPNPIVAESTSTNTAQNARYCRDIFIRHDWPMDIVLVSSAFHLYRARKCFEKQGFQVETFATDPLESRTPKPMIHAFIPSFHSLQTWEYLLKEWLGTLYYHLKGEI; encoded by the coding sequence TTGCTGGGCTGCATTGGCGGTATTGGTGTTTTTCTCGAACCCATTTATGTCCATGCATGTGGCAAAAATCTGGGAGCCGGAGCTCCGTTCAGCCAAGGATGTGAAACTGGGCCAGAGACCCGTGGTCGTACTAGGGGGATGGCAGAGTCGCTACCTGGTATGGAGAGGCCGATTTTTCATAAAGGAGGTGATCGGTTGTTCGGAGCATTGGAATTGCTACAAAAATCGAATCAAAATATGCTTTTGATCAGTGGAGGGGCTTTTTATAAGCGAGACGTGTTGGCAGAAGCGAGTTTTATTAAATCATTTTTGACGAATACAGACTTGATTCCAAACCCCATTGTGGCCGAATCAACATCAACGAATACAGCACAAAATGCCCGTTATTGCCGAGATATTTTTATTCGGCATGACTGGCCGATGGACATTGTTCTGGTGAGTTCGGCTTTTCATCTTTACCGAGCCAGAAAATGTTTTGAAAAGCAAGGTTTCCAAGTGGAAACTTTTGCTACGGATCCACTTGAAAGTAGGACTCCTAAGCCCATGATCCATGCTTTTATTCCCAGCTTTCATAGCCTACAGACTTGGGAATACTTGCTAAAAGAATGGCTTGGAACGCTGTACTATCACTTAAAAGGGGAAATATAG
- a CDS encoding glycosyltransferase family 2 protein has protein sequence MKVSLITACYNSAATLQDTIDSVCRQLYDDIEYIIIDGGSTDGTVDIIKENEKCITYWISEPDNGLYDAMNKGIRAATGDVVGIINSDDFYHRDDAISLVVDCFERTGKDCVYADVRFVSPENLEKTVRYYSSKRFHHNLFKKGLMPAHPTFFTYKKNFEELGYYRTDYRIAADFELLLRYLYKHGLTYAYMPVDLIKMRTGGVSTQYFKNNWTINRENLKACRDHGLYTNYFHLYSRYFNKVFEFVPAMW, from the coding sequence ATGAAAGTTTCTTTAATTACAGCTTGCTATAATTCTGCAGCTACCTTACAAGATACCATCGATAGTGTCTGCCGTCAGCTATACGATGATATTGAATATATTATTATTGATGGAGGCTCCACAGATGGTACCGTGGATATTATCAAAGAAAATGAAAAGTGCATCACCTATTGGATTTCTGAGCCTGATAATGGACTGTATGATGCCATGAACAAGGGGATTCGAGCTGCTACAGGTGACGTAGTCGGGATTATTAATTCGGATGATTTTTATCACCGTGATGATGCGATTTCCTTGGTGGTAGATTGTTTTGAGCGTACCGGGAAGGACTGTGTTTATGCGGATGTCCGTTTTGTTTCTCCCGAAAACTTGGAGAAAACCGTACGATATTACTCCTCAAAACGATTTCACCATAATTTATTTAAAAAGGGCCTTATGCCGGCCCATCCCACTTTCTTTACTTATAAAAAGAACTTTGAGGAGTTAGGCTACTACAGGACTGATTATAGGATAGCCGCAGATTTTGAGCTATTGCTCCGGTATTTGTACAAACATGGGTTGACCTATGCGTATATGCCTGTTGATTTGATCAAGATGCGTACGGGAGGGGTCAGTACACAGTATTTTAAAAACAACTGGACCATCAATCGGGAAAATCTCAAAGCTTGCAGAGATCATGGATTGTATACCAATTATTTTCATTTGTATTCCAGGTATTTCAATAAAGTATTTGAGTTTGTTCCCGCTATGTGGTAA
- a CDS encoding outer membrane beta-barrel protein: protein MRRILLLFAFILGISSPSFAQIEFNNLGIGVSYWLRSYSGMDERGFLPDYPGEGGFSKGAIMPSISGELTLTEKFALDGRVGFWRGQFSGETQFSDGRVLSGKNRQTIVPVSLGLMYVKDDIDYGNVRIFGGIGANQYLIHNDVEMFYGGGEGATYGQPQTAIRYGYYAKLGMEYFLTYYISVGFDFRYNGGKYYQQGVNTEEVYQVDIKGPEAGFSLHIHFDDEF, encoded by the coding sequence ATGAGAAGAATCCTGCTTTTATTTGCCTTTATTTTAGGCATTTCAAGCCCTTCATTTGCCCAAATTGAATTTAACAATTTAGGGATAGGGGTATCATATTGGCTCAGAAGTTATAGTGGAATGGACGAGAGAGGCTTTTTGCCCGATTACCCTGGTGAAGGCGGTTTTTCTAAAGGTGCTATCATGCCAAGCATAAGTGGTGAACTGACCCTTACTGAGAAGTTTGCTCTAGACGGTAGAGTAGGGTTTTGGAGAGGCCAATTTTCTGGAGAGACGCAGTTTTCCGATGGAAGGGTGCTCAGCGGAAAGAACAGACAGACTATAGTACCAGTTTCCTTAGGGCTGATGTATGTCAAGGATGATATTGATTATGGAAATGTCCGCATTTTTGGCGGAATTGGAGCCAATCAATACTTGATTCATAATGATGTAGAGATGTTTTATGGTGGTGGGGAAGGCGCTACTTATGGGCAGCCACAGACCGCAATAAGATATGGCTATTATGCTAAATTAGGAATGGAGTATTTTCTGACCTACTATATATCAGTAGGGTTTGATTTTCGGTACAATGGGGGCAAATATTACCAGCAGGGTGTCAATACTGAAGAAGTCTATCAAGTGGATATTAAGGGGCCTGAAGCGGGTTTTTCATTGCATATTCACTTTGATGATGAATTTTAA
- a CDS encoding YjbH domain-containing protein codes for MINRLTYQFGWLLLLLFGYQQAEAQINFIGKPGYMTTPSAMWYEEKRLGLSFGYVPRNYSKDIHPGANTPVDLNTLNFYNVRAGITRFMEINFTVTYRPLLPDQIGIGDRQVDFRFHLLREKKYRPSLVLGITPPGSSAPFMSQDYLVATKNIAAGIWDFQFSLGYGSPYVIKKNTGEDSSPIVIALKEKFYNSRYLVGFFGGMEVKPVEWGGLMVEYNTSTINAGAFVDVKDWLTFSAYTFEGKSWAFNVALQFGLDFKPKELRAYEKNH; via the coding sequence TTGATAAATAGGCTTACATATCAGTTCGGTTGGCTATTGCTATTGCTATTTGGCTATCAGCAGGCGGAAGCTCAAATCAACTTTATAGGCAAGCCAGGCTACATGACCACTCCTTCAGCGATGTGGTATGAGGAGAAGCGATTAGGGTTATCCTTCGGGTATGTACCCAGAAATTATTCCAAGGATATTCACCCAGGCGCCAATACACCAGTTGATTTAAATACGTTGAATTTTTATAATGTGCGTGCGGGGATTACCCGTTTCATGGAGATCAATTTTACGGTTACCTATAGGCCTTTACTCCCTGATCAGATTGGGATTGGAGATAGGCAAGTGGACTTTAGGTTCCATCTATTGCGAGAAAAAAAATACCGTCCTTCTTTGGTTCTGGGCATTACGCCCCCTGGATCTTCAGCACCATTCATGTCACAGGATTATTTGGTAGCTACCAAAAATATAGCAGCTGGAATCTGGGACTTCCAGTTTAGTCTAGGTTATGGGTCACCTTATGTCATTAAGAAAAATACGGGAGAGGATTCTTCTCCTATCGTGATTGCTTTAAAAGAGAAATTTTATAATTCACGATATCTTGTGGGGTTTTTTGGAGGGATGGAAGTAAAACCTGTGGAGTGGGGAGGCCTCATGGTAGAGTACAATACCAGCACCATTAATGCAGGAGCATTCGTAGATGTAAAAGATTGGTTGACATTCAGTGCCTATACTTTTGAGGGAAAGTCGTGGGCGTTTAATGTGGCATTACAGTTTGGGCTGGATTTCAAACCAAAAGAGCTCAGGGCTTATGAGAAGAACCACTGA
- a CDS encoding YjbH domain-containing protein, giving the protein MRRTTDFFIIVVLFFCGVGTLYGQSLSDPDILEKVLYSHGFEQVHIREVGDSLEVFFEHRNFRNPKQSMEFATRIISDAGVDKSLVLIPSYHNQPMVAYNVGQGTFRRLAPEEWRYYKANNNKMAGYRFHFRIMPEVAARFGYYERPIQAKTNIIIDSRIYLLPGLSVQTGILIPVQNSLDNQDMLPKLAPSQLTFFKHWENDHFMMANIGTFFSNRYGADFQYRYAPVESRWSVGAGVAYTGFYYLQSSQFYMENPDDWMLIADVEYRTPIEDVSLKLSGGQFLYKDRGARLDVIKQFGNVDIGVFGALSKAGNTIGFQFAFPLYPGKILRGKKLELRTTEEFRWEYNYHNENSIVQGFRTGIPKLTDITRQYNGRFIRGY; this is encoded by the coding sequence ATGAGAAGAACCACTGATTTTTTTATAATAGTCGTTCTGTTTTTTTGTGGAGTAGGTACCCTGTATGGCCAAAGTCTCTCTGATCCAGATATACTGGAGAAGGTCTTGTATTCGCATGGCTTTGAGCAAGTACATATAAGGGAAGTGGGAGATAGCTTGGAGGTTTTTTTTGAACATCGGAATTTCCGAAACCCCAAGCAGAGCATGGAGTTTGCCACGCGGATAATAAGTGATGCAGGAGTGGATAAATCCCTCGTTTTGATCCCGTCATACCATAACCAACCTATGGTAGCCTATAACGTGGGGCAAGGAACCTTCAGGCGACTAGCCCCGGAAGAGTGGAGGTACTATAAAGCTAATAATAATAAAATGGCGGGTTACCGTTTCCATTTTAGGATCATGCCAGAGGTGGCGGCCCGTTTCGGCTATTATGAACGGCCAATCCAAGCCAAGACCAATATTATCATTGACAGCAGGATTTATCTGTTGCCGGGCTTAAGTGTACAAACTGGTATCCTTATTCCCGTCCAAAATTCCTTGGACAATCAGGATATGTTGCCAAAACTGGCTCCAAGTCAGTTGACTTTTTTTAAACATTGGGAAAATGATCACTTTATGATGGCGAATATAGGTACTTTTTTTTCCAATCGTTACGGAGCAGATTTTCAGTATAGATACGCGCCGGTGGAGAGCCGGTGGAGTGTTGGGGCGGGAGTAGCGTATACAGGATTTTATTATTTGCAGTCGAGTCAGTTTTATATGGAAAATCCCGATGACTGGATGTTGATTGCGGACGTGGAGTACCGGACGCCTATAGAAGATGTAAGCCTAAAGCTCAGCGGTGGCCAATTTTTATATAAAGACAGGGGCGCTAGGCTTGATGTGATCAAGCAATTTGGAAATGTAGATATAGGGGTTTTTGGAGCCCTTTCAAAAGCCGGAAACACCATAGGTTTTCAGTTTGCCTTTCCTTTGTACCCTGGTAAAATATTACGCGGAAAGAAACTAGAGCTAAGAACCACAGAAGAATTCAGATGGGAGTACAATTACCATAATGAGAATTCCATAGTTCAAGGTTTTAGGACAGGTATACCCAAATTGACCGATATAACAAGGCAGTACAATGGCAGGTTTATCAGAGGATATTGA